The following proteins are encoded in a genomic region of Paenibacillus sp. FSL R7-0273:
- a CDS encoding potassium channel family protein, translating into MAKKQYAIIGMGRFGSSVAKALSGMGYDVLAIDTDEQRTQEISGIVTHAVSADSTDEEALRALGIRNFDVVVVAIGEDIQASILTTLILKDLGVPAILVKARNELHGKVLSKIGADKIIYPERDMGLRVAHHLASPNILDYIELSPDYSILDMKVPKQMLGKNLLELDIRARYGCNVMAIRRGDEMNITPRAEDRLADGDVLVIVGHKDNLNKLEMAYQ; encoded by the coding sequence ATGGCCAAAAAACAATACGCGATTATCGGGATGGGACGCTTCGGCTCAAGTGTAGCCAAGGCGCTCAGCGGCATGGGATACGATGTGCTGGCAATCGATACCGACGAACAGCGGACCCAGGAAATATCCGGGATTGTAACCCATGCCGTATCCGCAGACTCGACGGATGAGGAAGCGCTGCGTGCGCTGGGGATCCGCAACTTCGACGTTGTCGTTGTGGCGATCGGTGAAGATATACAGGCCAGCATCCTGACCACGCTGATCCTGAAGGATCTGGGTGTGCCGGCGATTCTGGTCAAAGCCAGAAATGAGCTGCACGGCAAGGTGCTGAGCAAGATTGGCGCAGACAAAATCATATATCCGGAACGGGACATGGGCTTACGGGTGGCGCATCATCTGGCCTCGCCGAACATCCTCGACTATATTGAGCTGTCTCCGGATTACAGCATCCTGGACATGAAGGTACCGAAGCAGATGCTAGGTAAAAACCTGCTGGAGCTGGACATCCGTGCCAGATACGGCTGCAACGTCATGGCCATCCGCCGGGGCGATGAAATGAACATTACGCCAAGAGCCGAGGACCGGCTGGCAGACGGCGATGTTCTGGTTATCGTCGGGCACAAGGATAATCTGAATAAGCTGGAGATGGCTTATCAATAA